From Triticum urartu cultivar G1812 chromosome 2, Tu2.1, whole genome shotgun sequence, a single genomic window includes:
- the LOC125539484 gene encoding protein CELLULOSE SYNTHASE INTERACTIVE 1-like yields MQPPPPTGDALAECLRLLADLPAAAASSPAFRRHWPSISASVSSLSASLSHPAFPPSAPLLSPLASALGALLSVCGGPALGHLHTVSLLSSSAASLSQLAADARLLVSPSPAGGEGGGSDSLLPRLRLGSAVSRAAALDSLAESVGSLPASHSAAAVSAVAAMLDSGDLLPASRDKAVSVLAAFASSDAGCLFLAQESGTVVPHLCRALESGGASAEQACVALEPLTASSRDAAAAVSARGGVAALLVACAAGTPASQAAAAGVLRNIAAFPDLLPAFRDEGALPLIVQLVSLGTPRTQELALGCLQNLTASDDDEGQRLKVEAFQEGALGCVKDFLESCRGDAPGLAPAFGLLRNMATFRYIAEIAVSAGFVSHVLAALGSDRASTRTEAAMALAELCSVSSSSKARKEAGGAMPRLIWMLEAKAVGERDAAARALATLVVAASSHRKAFKKDEMGIVNAVQLLDPAVRGADKRFPVSLLLAVAQSRRCRKQMVAAGACGFLQELLAAEVDGAKKLSECLGRGKMLGVFPRT; encoded by the coding sequence ATGCAaccgccgccgcccaccggcGACGCGCTCGCGGAGTGCCTCCGCCTCCTGGCCGACCTCCCCGCcgcggccgcctcctccccgGCCTTCCGCCGCCACTGGCCCTCCATCTCCGCCTCCGTCTCCTCGCTCTCCGCCTCGCTCTCCCACCCCGCCTTCCCGCCCTCCGCGCCGCTGCTCTCCCCCCTCGCCTCCGCCCTCGGGGCCCTCCTCTCCGTCTGCGGCGGCCCTGCCCTCGGCCACCTCCACACCGTCTCGCTCCTCTCCTCGTCCGCCGCCTCGCTCTCCCAGCTCGCGGCCGACGCGCGCCTGCTCGTCTCCCCGTCCCCCGCCGGGGGCGAAGGCGGCGGCTCCGACAGCCTGCTCCCCCGCCTCCGGCTCGGCTCCGCCGTCTCCCGCGCCGCCGCGCTCGACTCGCTCGCCGAGTCCGTCGGGTCCCTCCCGGCGTcgcactccgccgccgccgtctccgcGGTCGCCGCGATGCTCgactccggcgacctcctcccgGCCTCCCGCGACAAGGCCGTGTCCGTGCTCGCCGCCTTCGCGTCCTCCGACGCCGGCTGCCTGTTCCTGGCCCAGGAGTCGGGCACCGTCGTGCCCCACCTCTGCCGCGCGCTCGAGTCCGGCGGTGCCAGCGCGGAGCAGGCGTGCGTCGCCCTGGAGCCGCTCACCGCCTCGTCGCGGGACGCGGCGGCGGCCGTCTCGGCGCGCGGCGGCGTGGCCGCGCTCCTCGTGGCCTGCGCCGCCGGCACCCCGGCGTCGCAGGCCGCCGCCGCGGGCGTGCTCCGGAACATCGCCGCGTTCCCGGACCTGCTCCCCGCGTTCCGCGACGAGGGCGCGCTCCCGCTGATCGTGCAGCTCGTCTCGCTCGGCACTCCGCGGACGCAGGAGCTCGCGCTCGGCTGCCTCCAGAACTTGACGGCCAGCGACGACGACGAGGGGCAGAGGCTCAAGGTCGAGGCTTTCCAGGAAGGCGCGCTCGGCTGCGTGAAAGACTTCCTGGAGTCCTGCCGCGGCGACGCGCCGGGCCTCGCGCCGGCGTTCGGGCTCCTCCGCAACATGGCCACCTTCCGCTACATCGCCGAGATAGCCGTGTCCGCCGGCTTCGTGAGCCACGTCCTGGCCGCGCTGGGCAGCGACAGGGCGAGCACCCGGACAGAGGCCGCCATGGCGCTGGCGGAGCTGTGCAGCGTGAGCAGCAGCAGCAAGGCGAGGAAGGAGGCCGGGGGCGCGATGCCGAGGCTGATCTGGATGCTGGAGGCCAAGGCCGTGGGCGAGAGGGACGCCGCGGCGAGGGCGCTGGCCACACTCGTCGTCGCGGCAAGCAGCCACCGGAAGGCGTTCAAGAAGGACGAGATGGGCATCGTGAACGCGGTCCAGCTGCTGGACCCGGCCGTCCGGGGCGCCGACAAGCGGTTCCCCGTTTCCCTTCTGCTGGCCGTGGCGCAGTCCCGGCGGTGCCGGAAGCAGATGGTGGCCGCGGGCGCGTGCGGGTTCCTGCAGGAGCTCCTGGCCGCGGAGGTGGACGGCGCCAAGAAGCTCTCCGAGTGCCTCGGCCGGGGCAAGATGCTCGGCGTGTTCCCCCGGACATAA